The following is a genomic window from Pseudomonas sp. FP2335.
AGACCAGGATCAGGGTCGGCTCTTCGGTGAACGGGTCCAGTACGGCAGAGTCGTCGTCCGGCAGCAGGATCATGTCGGAGGCTTCGATGCCTTTCCAGCCAGCGATGGAGGAACCGTCGAACATCTTGCCAACTTCGAAGAAGTCGTCTTCCAGCGCGTCGCGAGCCGGCATGGTCACGTGGTGCTGAGTGCCTTTGGTGTCCGTGAAGCGCAGATCAATCCATTTAACGTCATGATCTTTGATGAGTTGAACCGACTTCGACATAGTGTCCTCCGGGTGGCTTCGGGCTGGGGTAGTGGAGTTAGCCCTTAGAATGTGGGTGATGCCGGCGCGGATAGTCCGCCATGGCAACCTGCCTCACAAGAGAGCAAATTGCATGCCAGTGCGCCAACATGGGTTTTCTGGTCCAAAAACGCCCCTATAAAGGTGCATTGCGACAAAAGCCCGAAAATGGCGCACCGCAATGTAGCGCACGCACTGGAAAATGCACTGCTTTAGTGCGCTTGCAGTCCGATGCATATTAACTGGTTAAACCTTGAGCGATTTCCGCTATAATCCGCGCCCCCCTTTTTCAGCAGGCCCGGCGCGCGCTGTTTCCATGAAATTAATCGTTAAAGTCTTCCCCGAGATCACCATCAAAAGCCGACCGGTACGGACGCGTTTCATCCGTCAATTGGCCAAGAACATCCGTGCCGTGCTCCGTGACCTGGACCCGGCTGTGGTGGTGAACGGCGTGTGGGACAATCTCGAGCTGGAAACCCGCATTACCGACGCCAAAGCCTTGAAGGACATGACCGAACGCCTGAGCTGCATGCCGGGCATCGCGCATTTCCTGCAGGTGGATGAGTACCCGCTGGGCGACTTCGACGACATCACCGAGAAGTGCAAGCAGCACTACGGCAGCGAGCTTGAAGGCAAGATCTTTTCGGTGCGTTGCAAGCGCGCCGGCAAGCACACCTTCAGCTCCATGGATGTCGAGAAATACGTCGGCAGCAAGCTGCGTCGCGAGTGCGGCGCTGCCGGAATTTCCCTGAAAGCGCCGCAAATTGAAGTGCGCATGGAAATTCGCGACCAACGGTTGTTTGTCATCCACAGCCAGCACAACAGCATCGGCGGTTACCCGCTGGGCGCCCTGGAACAGACCCTGGTCCTGATGTCCGGCGGTTTCGATTCCACGGTTGCCGCCTACCAGATCATGCGCCGCGGCCTTATGAGCCATTTCTGCTTCTTTAACCTGGGCGGGCGTGCACACGAATTGGGCGTGATGGAAGTTGCGCACTTTATCTGGAAGAAGTACGGCAGCTCCCAACGCGTGCTATTTGTAAGCGTACCGTTCGAAGAAGTGCTGGGCGAAATTCTCGGCAAAGTCGATAACAGTCATATGGGCGTGGTATTGAAGCGTATGATGTTGCGCGCTGCGTCCCGGATCGCCGATCAGTTGCAGATCGACGCCCTGGTGACGGGTGAAGCAATCTCCCAGGTGTCCAGCCAAACGCTGCCGAACCTGTCGCTGATCGATTGCGTCACCGAAAAGCTGGTCTTGCGCCCGCTGATCGCCAGTCACAAGCAGGACATCATCGACCTGGCCGAAGAAATCGGCACGGCGGATTTTGCCAAGCACATGCCTGAATATTGCGGGGTCATCTCGGTGAACCCCAAGACCCACGCCAAGCGCAACCGCGTGGAGTACGAAGAACAACAGTTCGACATGGCGGTTCTGGAGCGTGCGCTCGAGAACGCCAAGCTGGTCCCTATCGATCGTGTCATCGACGAACTGGGCCAGGACGTGAAGATCGAAGAAGTCAGCGAAGCCCTGGCCGGCCAGATCGTCATCGACATCCGTCACCCGGATGCCGCTGAAGATGAGCCGCTGGAGATTCCTGGCATCGACGTACAAACGCTGCCGTTTTATGCATTGAACGCGCGTTTCAAGGAACTGGATAACAGCCGTCAGTACCTGCTGTATTGCGACAAAGGCGTGATGAGTCGCCTGCATGCCCACCATTTGCTCAGTGAGGGGCATGCCAATGTGCGCGTTTATCGACCGAGCTAAGAGCCCGGGGCTGTTTGCCTGTGGCCTGCGTCACCGGCCCCCCGACTCTGCCGTCAAGCTGTAACGGCAAGGCCTGACTCTACTGTTAATCGCTGCCACGACCTGTCAGCACACCGAATCCTCTGATCGAGATACACAAGTGATCGAAAATCTACGTAACATCGCCATCATTGCTCACGTTGACCATGGTAAAACCACCCTGGTAGACAAACTCCTGCGTCAGTCCGGCACCCTGGAGCGCAACGAGCTCAATGACGAGCGCGTGATGGACTCCAACGACCAGGAAAAAGAGCGCGGTATTACCATCCTGGCGAAAAACACCGCCATCAACTGGAACGGCTACCACATCAACATCGTGGATACCCCGGGCCACGCCGACTTCGGCGGCGAAGTTGAACGCGTAATGTCGATGGTTGACTCCGTTCTGCTGCTGGTTGATGCCCAGGACGGCCCTATGCCGCAAACCCGTTTCGTGACCAAGAAGGCGTTCGAAGCCGGCCTGCGTCCGATCGTGTGCATCAACAAGGTTGACCGTCCAGGCGCGCGTCCGGACTGGGTTCTGGACCAGATCTTCGACCTGTTCGACAACCTGGGTGCCACCGAAGAACAGCTGGATTTCAAAGTCGTCTACGCCTCGGCCCTGAACGGCATTGCCGGTCTGGACCACAACGACATGGCTGAAGACATGACCCCGCTGTACCAGTCGATCGTCGACAACGTACCGGCGCCAAAAGTTGACCGTGACGGCCCGTTCCAGATGCAAATCTCGGCACTGGACTACAACAGCTTCCTGGGTGTTATCGGCGTTGGCCGTATCGCTCGTGGTAGCGTCAAGCCGAACACCCCGGTTGTTGCTATCGGCGCTGACGGCAAGAAGCGTAACGGTCGTATCCTGAAGCTGATGGGTCACCACGGTCTGCACCGTATCGACGTTGAAGAAGCTTTCGCAGGCGACATCGTATGCGTGAGCGGTATGGACTCCCTGTTCATCTCCGACACCCTGTGCCAGCCGGACAACGTCGAGGCGATGAAGCCTCTGACCGTTGACGAGCCAACCGTTTCCATGACCTTCCAGGTAAACGACTCGCCTTTCTGCGGTAAAGAAGGCAAGTTCGTGACTTCCCGTAACATCAAGGAACGTCTGGACAAAGAGCTGCTGTACAACGTTGCACTGCGTGTTGAAGAAGGCGACTCGGCTGACAAGTTCAAGGTTTCCGGCCGTGGTGAGCTGCACCTCTCGGTACTGATCGAAACCATGCGTCGCGAAGGCTTCGAAATGGGCGTTGGTCGTCCGGAAGTGATCATCCGTCAGGTTGACGGCGTGAAGCAGGAACCGTTCGAAAACGTCACCATCGACACCCCGGAAGAATCCCAGGGCAAGGTGATGGAAGAGATGGGTCTGCGTAAAGGCGACCTGACCAACATGGTGCCGGATGGCAAAGGCCGTGTGCGTCTGGAATACAACATCCCTGCTCGTGGTCTGATCGGTTTCCGTAACCAGTTCCTGACCCTGACCAACGGTGCTGGCATCCTGACCTCGATCTTTGATCGCTACGACACCATGAAGTCCGGCGACATGTCCGGCCGTCAGAACGGTGTTCTGGTATCGGTTGAAACCGGCAAGGCGCTGACCTACTCCCTGGAAACCCTCCAGGCACGTGGCAAGCTGTTCGTTGAACACGGTCAAGAGATCTACAACGGTCAGATCGTTGGTCTGAACAGCCGTGACAACGACATGGGCGTCAACCCAACCAAAGGCAAGAAGCTCGACAACATGCGTGCTTCGGGCAAAGACGAAACCATCGCTCTGGTTCCACCTGTTCGCTTCACCCTGGAACAGGCCCTGGAATTCATCCAGGACGACGAGCTGTGCGAAGTCACGCCTAAGTCGATCCGCCTGCGTAAGAAGATCCTGGACGAAGGCGAGCGTACCCGCGCTGCCAAGAAAGCCAAGAACTGAGTTAACTCAGGCTGAATGAAAAACGCCCCCGGTCGAAAGGCCGGGGGCGTTTTTTTGTGCCTGCAAAATATGTGATGACTGTGCCGGCCCCTTCGCGAGCAAGCCCGCTCCCACATTTGAATGCATTCCAAAGTTGGAACTCGGTCAAATGTGGGAGCGGGCTTGCTCGCGAAAGCGGTAGCCCAAGCAATACAAAATGCGGATCAGAACTTATCGAGCGTCTTGAACTTGGTCTCGCGCACCACTTCCTTGGGCTTGTACGCGCAATACCCCGGCCGCGGCCCGATCTTAGGGTGGTTGCGGCAAGTATCCGGGCGCTTGTCATAAATAGTGCAGAAGCGCGTCTTACGATCCAGGAACAGGCAGTCGTTGTTGCTCATGCGCTGCAGGGTAAAAATCTCGGACTTGGAATTGAAGCGCTCGACGATGCCTTCCTTCTGCAAGCGCTTGGCGATGTTCTTCGCCGGGTCGCCCAGCTCGAACTCATCGACTAGACCAATGCGGATCAGGTCCTTGACCTTCACTTCGACCGGCAGCGTACAGCAGCTGGACACGCAGCCACCGCACATGTGTGCGGAGTATTTCTGCCATGTTTCAAGACGGTCGAGTTCCGCGGCGGCGATCAGTTGAGGCTTCATCAGGGTTCCAAAAGGTGGGGCGGTATCCGGGCGCGCGATCATACCGGGATTGGTGGTTTTTTGAACAATATTTTGCCGGTTTCGGCCAGAAGGCGTGTCTGGGCCAAAGCAGGCACGGCCAATGCATCAAAAACCGCCAAAGGTAAATGCGTTAAAAAAGTGCCGAACCAGAGCGGTCACCGTCTGTCAGACCGTCTAGGCTCTAGCAACTCCTTCTATCTCGCCCGAGGTCGCATCTGATGTCTCAGGAACCACTTGCACGAGAAGCAGAGGTAGCCGCATTTCGCGATGCTGTCTTGACCAAACTCACTTACGCGGTGGGCAAGGACCCGGATCACGCCTTCGACCATGACTGGTTCGAAGCCATTGCCCTGGCCGCCCGCGACCAGATGGTCGACCACTGGATGGACCACACGCGGCGCATTTACCGCAAAGGTCAGAAACGCGTGTATTACCTTTCCCTGGAGTTCCTCATCGGCCGTTTGCTCTACGACAGCCTGAGCAACCTCGGCGTGCTGGAGATTGCCCGCGAAGCCCTGGCCGAGTTGGGCGTGGACCTTGAGCGCATCCGTCTGCTGGAGCCCGACGCGGCGCTTGGCAACGGCGGCCTGGGCCGTCTGGCCGCGTGCTTCATGGAAAGCATGTCGACTCTCGGCATTGCCGGCCATGGTTATGGCATCCGTTATGAACACGGCCTGTTCCGCCAGGCGATTGTCGATGGCTGGCAGCAGGAACAGACCGAACACTGGCTGGATTTCGGCAACCCCTGGGAGTTCGAGCGCCCTGAGGTGGTTTACCCGATCGGCTTTGGCGGCAGCGTCGAAACCACGGTAGACGGCGCGGGCAAGTCGATCCAGATCTGGACCCCCAACGAAACCGTCCGCGCCATTGCCTACGACACCCCGGTTGTCGGCTGGCGCGGCGCCAGCGTCAACACCCTGCGTCTGTGGCGTGCCCGTGCGGTGGAAGACCTGCACCTGGAGCGCTTCAACGCCGGTGATCACCTTGGCGCCGTCGCCGAGGTCGCCCGTGCCGAAAGCATCTCCCGGGTGCTTTACCCGGCCGACAGCACCGAAGCGGGGCAGGAACTGCGCTTGCGCCAGGAATATTTCTTCGTCGCCGCGTCCCTGCAAGACCTGTTGCGCCGCCACAAGAACATGCACGGCTCGGTGCTCAGCCTGGGCGAACACGCCGCGATCCAGCTCAACGACACCCACCCGTCCATCGCCGTGGCCGAGTTGATGCGCCAACTGGTCGACCTGCATGACATTCCGTGGGACGCCGCGTGGGATGTGACGGTTGAAACCCTTTCCTACACCAACCACACCCTGCTGCCCGAGGCACTGGAAACCTGGCCTGTGGGTTTGATGGAACGCATGCTGCCCCGGCACATGCAGATCATCTACCTGATCAACGCCCAGCACATCGATTCGCTGCGCGCCAAGGGCATCCACGACTTCGACGTACTGCGCGCCGTATCGCTGATCGAAGAAGACAACGGCCGCCGCGTGCGCATGGGTAACCTGGCGTTCCTCGGCTCCCACAGCGTCAACGGCGTGTCTGGTTTACATACCCAATTGATGCGCAGCACGGTGTTCTCTGAGCTGCACAAGCTCTACCCCGAACGCATCAACAACAAAACCAACGGCATCACCTTCCGCCGCTGGCTGTACCAGGCCAACCCCAAGCTCACCGAGATGTTGGTGGAGGCATTGGGCCCGGACATTCTCGACAACATGGAAACCCGCCTGGGCGAATTGGAAACCTTTGCCGAAAAGCAGACGTTCCGCAAAGCCTTCGCCGAGCAGCGCTTGCACAGTAAGCGGGCGCTGGCGCAAATCATCCACGAACGCCTGGGCATTTCGGTCAACCCGGCGGCAATGTTCGACGTACAGGTCAAGCGCATCCACGAGTACAAGCGCCAACTGCTCAACCTGCTGC
Proteins encoded in this region:
- the thiI gene encoding tRNA uracil 4-sulfurtransferase ThiI, with the protein product MKLIVKVFPEITIKSRPVRTRFIRQLAKNIRAVLRDLDPAVVVNGVWDNLELETRITDAKALKDMTERLSCMPGIAHFLQVDEYPLGDFDDITEKCKQHYGSELEGKIFSVRCKRAGKHTFSSMDVEKYVGSKLRRECGAAGISLKAPQIEVRMEIRDQRLFVIHSQHNSIGGYPLGALEQTLVLMSGGFDSTVAAYQIMRRGLMSHFCFFNLGGRAHELGVMEVAHFIWKKYGSSQRVLFVSVPFEEVLGEILGKVDNSHMGVVLKRMMLRAASRIADQLQIDALVTGEAISQVSSQTLPNLSLIDCVTEKLVLRPLIASHKQDIIDLAEEIGTADFAKHMPEYCGVISVNPKTHAKRNRVEYEEQQFDMAVLERALENAKLVPIDRVIDELGQDVKIEEVSEALAGQIVIDIRHPDAAEDEPLEIPGIDVQTLPFYALNARFKELDNSRQYLLYCDKGVMSRLHAHHLLSEGHANVRVYRPS
- the typA gene encoding translational GTPase TypA, whose translation is MIENLRNIAIIAHVDHGKTTLVDKLLRQSGTLERNELNDERVMDSNDQEKERGITILAKNTAINWNGYHINIVDTPGHADFGGEVERVMSMVDSVLLLVDAQDGPMPQTRFVTKKAFEAGLRPIVCINKVDRPGARPDWVLDQIFDLFDNLGATEEQLDFKVVYASALNGIAGLDHNDMAEDMTPLYQSIVDNVPAPKVDRDGPFQMQISALDYNSFLGVIGVGRIARGSVKPNTPVVAIGADGKKRNGRILKLMGHHGLHRIDVEEAFAGDIVCVSGMDSLFISDTLCQPDNVEAMKPLTVDEPTVSMTFQVNDSPFCGKEGKFVTSRNIKERLDKELLYNVALRVEEGDSADKFKVSGRGELHLSVLIETMRREGFEMGVGRPEVIIRQVDGVKQEPFENVTIDTPEESQGKVMEEMGLRKGDLTNMVPDGKGRVRLEYNIPARGLIGFRNQFLTLTNGAGILTSIFDRYDTMKSGDMSGRQNGVLVSVETGKALTYSLETLQARGKLFVEHGQEIYNGQIVGLNSRDNDMGVNPTKGKKLDNMRASGKDETIALVPPVRFTLEQALEFIQDDELCEVTPKSIRLRKKILDEGERTRAAKKAKN
- a CDS encoding YkgJ family cysteine cluster protein, with the translated sequence MKPQLIAAAELDRLETWQKYSAHMCGGCVSSCCTLPVEVKVKDLIRIGLVDEFELGDPAKNIAKRLQKEGIVERFNSKSEIFTLQRMSNNDCLFLDRKTRFCTIYDKRPDTCRNHPKIGPRPGYCAYKPKEVVRETKFKTLDKF
- a CDS encoding glycogen/starch/alpha-glucan phosphorylase, whose product is MSQEPLAREAEVAAFRDAVLTKLTYAVGKDPDHAFDHDWFEAIALAARDQMVDHWMDHTRRIYRKGQKRVYYLSLEFLIGRLLYDSLSNLGVLEIAREALAELGVDLERIRLLEPDAALGNGGLGRLAACFMESMSTLGIAGHGYGIRYEHGLFRQAIVDGWQQEQTEHWLDFGNPWEFERPEVVYPIGFGGSVETTVDGAGKSIQIWTPNETVRAIAYDTPVVGWRGASVNTLRLWRARAVEDLHLERFNAGDHLGAVAEVARAESISRVLYPADSTEAGQELRLRQEYFFVAASLQDLLRRHKNMHGSVLSLGEHAAIQLNDTHPSIAVAELMRQLVDLHDIPWDAAWDVTVETLSYTNHTLLPEALETWPVGLMERMLPRHMQIIYLINAQHIDSLRAKGIHDFDVLRAVSLIEEDNGRRVRMGNLAFLGSHSVNGVSGLHTQLMRSTVFSELHKLYPERINNKTNGITFRRWLYQANPKLTEMLVEALGPDILDNMETRLGELETFAEKQTFRKAFAEQRLHSKRALAQIIHERLGISVNPAAMFDVQVKRIHEYKRQLLNLLHTVALYQAIRAEPGTDWVPRVKIFSGKAAASYHQAKLIIKLTNDIARTVNNDPTVRGLLKVVFLPNYNVSLAESIIPAADLSEQISTAGFEASGTSNMKFGLNGALTIGTMDGANVEMHERVGAEHMFIFGLSAQQVEARKHAGEFNAGPDIAASHRLNDVLQAIRGGVFSPDDPGRYVGLIDGLIDYDRFLVCADFDSYWDAQARVEAHWHDSKAWWRSAVLNTARMGWFSSDRTIREYATEIWKALD